CCGCCAGCAGCGCCTCGTCGGCGAATTGCTCGGTGAGCCTCACCATCATCCGCTCGACGGGATCGGCAGGCAGCAAGCTCGGCGTCGGAAAGCGATCTTCGAGATATTCATCGATCACGGTCGAATCGAAAACCACGCGGCCGTCGTCGTCCTCGATATACGGCACCTTGCCCAGCGGATGCATCGCGAGCATCTCGGGCGGCTTCTTCCAAAGATTGCCCGGCGGAAGATTTTCGATGCGATACTTGAGACCCTTCTCCTCGAGCACGATCTTGGTCTTGCTGGCGTGCGTCGAGCGCAGCGTGCCCCAGGGATAGTCGCGTTCGGTAGTGTAGAGTACGATCATGTGATTTCTCCTCGCGCGGGCGCGCTCCGAGCTTAGCACCGTCGGATGGCGCCGAGAATTCGCTCGAGGCAGATTACTCTGATCGATGGCACAACGGGCGGCGATAGCATCCGATCTCAGCGGACTCGCGGATCGATTCCGCGGCGCGCTCGGCAACCAGCGGCTCGCGAGCCGCGCGATCGCGTCGGTTGCGTCGCGTGCGCCCGACGAGCGCCTTGCAATCGCATCGGGGCTTCGTCTGGGGGAGCAATCGCCCGCTGGTCTGAAAAAGCTCCTGCTCACGCGCCAGCTCGCCGACGATCTCTTCTTCTGCCTCGGCTCGTCGGAGCTCATTGGGGTCGAGCTAAGTTCGATAGGCTCGGAGTGGGCGACGGATTTTCTGCGGGCGAACGAAGAATCATGCGATTCGCTGATCGAATCGATCGTATTCGAACCTCCGCACTTTGACGACCGGCGCAGCGCGGCCCAGGCCATCGCGGCCTTCAAGCGGCGGATGTTTATTCGCATCGCGATCGGCGACTTGCTCGATCGTCTGACGGTCGCGGAGACGGCGCGTGCGATGTCGGCGCTGGCCGACGAATGTATCCGTGCGGCCTACGCCGCGGCGCTCGATTTGCTCGGCGATCGCGGCAAGACCGTGGGCAAATTCTGCGTGCTGGCGATGGGCAAGCTTGGCGCCTGCGAGCTCAACCTCAGCTCGGACATCGACCTGATCTATCTGCACGAGGCGACCGCCGATCAGAACGCGCTCGAAGCCGCCGCGCGCCTGGCCGAATTGATTACCGAGCTTCTTGCCGCTGGCTCCTTTCGCGTTGACATGCGGTTGCGCCCCGGCGGCCGTTATTCACCGCTTGTTACGACACTCAACGGCGCGCTGGAATTTTATGAGAGCCTTGGGCAAACCTGGGAACGCGCCGCGCTGCTCCGCACGCGGCCGGTCGCGGGCGCGCTCGACGTCGGCCGCGAGTTGCTCAAGGAGCTGACGCCGTTCATATATCGGCGCTACCTCGACTTCGACACGCTGCGCCAGCTTCGCGCGATGAAGCGGCAGATCGAGGCCGAGCTGCGCGATCCCGCCATGATCGAGCGCAACATCAAGCTCGGTCGCGGCGGAATTCGCGAGCTCGAGTTCATCGTGCAAGCGCTGATGCTGATCTACGGCGGCCGCGATCCGCGCCTTCGAACCGAGCAAACGTTCCTCGCGCTGCAACGGCTCGAGACCCACGGCTATGTCCCTGCCAACCGCGCGCGGCAACTTGCCGATGCCTACTCGTTTTTGCGCGATACGGAACACAAGCTGCAGGTGATCGCGGGATTGCAGACCCATGTGCTGCCCAGTGAACCGGCGGCGATGCGTGCGCTCGCGGCGCGGCTCGGGCTCGGCAAGGACTACGATGCGATCGCGCGGCTCAACGCGCGGCTCAAGCAGCATCGCGATTTCGTCGCGACGCAGTTCCGCGAGACTCTCGCTGGCGGCGAAGATATCGAGGTCTCGAGCGCGGTCTCGCCCACGGCGCGTGCGGCATGGGAAGCAGCGCTCGATCCCGCCTCCTCACGCCGTCAGCTCGAAGAGCTGGGATTCGCAGTGGCCAAGGAAAGCTCGCGTCATCTGCTGATGCTCGCGCGCGAGCCCGAGCATGTGCATTCGAGCCCGCGCCGCCGCGAGCTTGTCGATCAACTCGGGCCGCTGATGCTCGATGAAATCGCGCGGCTTCCCGACCCCGATCTAGCGCTGAAGAACCTGGCCGATTTCATCGCGTCAGTTGGCGCGCGCACCTCGTTCCTCGCGCTCTTGGAGCAGCATCCGGCGACACGGCGGATCCTGCTCCGGCTCTTCGCCTCGAGCGCGTACCTCTCGACGATTTTCATTCGTCATCCTGACATGCTCGACACTCTCGTCAGGTCGGATATCGCGCGCCCGCGGCGCACCACGCAGGAATTGCGCGACGAGGTGCGCGAGCTCACCGCGGCCAGCGCCGACTTCGAGAGCAAGCTCGATGCGCTGCGCGTCTTTCGCCATCAGGAATTTCTGCGAATTTCGATCGCCGATCTCGCCGGCGATCTCGACATCGAACAAGTCGAATGCGAGCTCACCGCGCTGGCCGAGGCGGTGCTGACTCAGGCGCTCGAAATCGCGCGTGCCGAAACCGCGCTCAGATTCGCCATCCCGCCGACGCTCAAGATGTGCACGATCGCGATGGGCCGGCTTGGTGCGAGCGAGATGTCGTATAACTCGGACCTCGATCTGATCTTCGTCTTCGACGATCGCGACGAGTCCGCCGACAGCCGCGAGGTCGCCGCGCGGCTCACGCAGAAGCTGATCGCGGTGCTCGAATCCCGCACGCGGGAGGGCTATGCCTACAAGCTCGATCTGCGGCTGAGACCTTCGGGCAACGCCGGCCCGCTTGTGACGTCGCTGGAAAGCTTCCGCGAGTATCATCGCAAGAGTTCCGCGGTGTGGGAGCGGCAGGCGCTGGTGCGCGCGCGCGTGGTCGCGGGCGACGATGAACTAGCTGCGGCAGTCGAAAGCGCGCGCGAGGAATTCGTCTTCGGCCACTCGCTCACTGATAGTGAAGTCACCGAGATCCACGCGATGCGCATTCGGATGGAGCGCGAAATCGGTTACGAGAACGGCAGCCATCTCAATATCAAGCAGGGTCCCGGCGGACTCGTCGATGTCGAGTTCCTGGCCCAGATGCTCGCGCTGCGCTACGGAGTACGCGATCCGGAACTGCGGCTGCGCGGCACGATTAAGATGATTTCGAAACTCGAGCAAGCCGGAATCATGGCAGCGCATGACGCGGGGATCCTGCGCGAGGGCTACCGGTTTTTATCGCGGCTCGAAAATCGGCTGCGCATCGAAAGCGATCAGCCGGCGTGGGCCGTTCCGACCGATCCTGCCGCGCTGGGACCGCTCGCGCGGCGCATGGGATTCGAAGGCGCCAATGGCGCCGACCAGTTACTTTCCGAGCTATTGCATCGCCGCGCGAGGATCCGTGCGATCTTCGAGCATCAGTTTGCCCGCGAACTGTCCGCGCAACACTAAAGGCCATCATTCGAACGTCAGTTTGATTCCGCCGGCGAAGGTGAAGCTCGGCGCGCGAAATCCGATGGCCTCGAAATAACTGCGATCGAGCATGTTCGTGAACTTGATGAAGGCCTCCTCGTTGTGAACGTGCCATGCCGGAACGCCGGCGGCGTACGACGCGACCGCGTCGACGCGGTTGTACGCCTGTAGATTTTGAACCATTCCCTCCTGATTGAGGTCGTCGCGATCGCCGACGAAGATGTAGCGTACGTTCGCGGTTACGCGATCGCGCGGCAGGAATCCCAGCGGGAACTGGTATTGGAGCACTGATGCCGCCGAGTACTTCGGCACCCGAAGCGGTTGCGCCGTCGAGCCGCTATTGTCGACGTGCGTCTCATCGAGGATCGTGACGTAGCCGCTGAAACTAAGGCCCTTCATCGGTGTGACCGCAGGAACGATCTCGACGCCCTGGGTATCGACGCGCGCAGCGTTGCCGGCGGTCGAGAAGTCCGGCGCGATGTTGGTTGGGATCGTGACAATCTCGTTGTGAATGCGCCGCGAGAAGTATGTTGAAGTCAACGATCCCCATTCACCGAAAGTTGTGGTGAATCCGCCATCATATTCGCTGGAAATTTCGGGCGACAAATTGGGATTTCCGAAACCCGGGAAGTACAGCTCGTCGAATGACGGCGCGCGAAACCCTTCACTGTAGCTGCCGCGCAGTGTCGTCCAGAATTTTGGCAGCGGAATCGCGACCGACCATGACGAACTTTCCTCGTCGCCGAACGAGCTGTTGCCGTCAACGCGAAATCCACCGGTGGCGAGCAGGTGACCGTCGAAGAAACTGCCCTCCTGTTCGAGGTAGCCCGCATATTCCTGGCGGCGCGCGTTGAAGTCACTTATCGACGGAGGCCCGAAGACAGGATCGTCGAATACGCTGGTGGATCGCGCCCATCGATCCTTGAAATCGAAACCGAGGAGCGTGCGAAAGCCCTCCAGATCGATCCCGAGGAACTTGCGAGAACTATCGAACCAGGTGATGAGCCCCTC
The sequence above is a segment of the Candidatus Binataceae bacterium genome. Coding sequences within it:
- a CDS encoding glutathione S-transferase family protein, with translation MIVLYTTERDYPWGTLRSTHASKTKIVLEEKGLKYRIENLPPGNLWKKPPEMLAMHPLGKVPYIEDDDGRVVFDSTVIDEYLEDRFPTPSLLPADPVERMMVRLTEQFADEALLAGSLPPIWMPYWSEPAKRNAEQMEKGRETLRNRDLPYIEKVLAHDGEYVCGQYSLADAAYTPLAMVLEVDNFDLTAFPRTAAYLKRLRERPSYRAVSPHTRVADASSRG
- the glnE gene encoding bifunctional [glutamate--ammonia ligase]-adenylyl-L-tyrosine phosphorylase/[glutamate--ammonia-ligase] adenylyltransferase; this translates as MAQRAAIASDLSGLADRFRGALGNQRLASRAIASVASRAPDERLAIASGLRLGEQSPAGLKKLLLTRQLADDLFFCLGSSELIGVELSSIGSEWATDFLRANEESCDSLIESIVFEPPHFDDRRSAAQAIAAFKRRMFIRIAIGDLLDRLTVAETARAMSALADECIRAAYAAALDLLGDRGKTVGKFCVLAMGKLGACELNLSSDIDLIYLHEATADQNALEAAARLAELITELLAAGSFRVDMRLRPGGRYSPLVTTLNGALEFYESLGQTWERAALLRTRPVAGALDVGRELLKELTPFIYRRYLDFDTLRQLRAMKRQIEAELRDPAMIERNIKLGRGGIRELEFIVQALMLIYGGRDPRLRTEQTFLALQRLETHGYVPANRARQLADAYSFLRDTEHKLQVIAGLQTHVLPSEPAAMRALAARLGLGKDYDAIARLNARLKQHRDFVATQFRETLAGGEDIEVSSAVSPTARAAWEAALDPASSRRQLEELGFAVAKESSRHLLMLAREPEHVHSSPRRRELVDQLGPLMLDEIARLPDPDLALKNLADFIASVGARTSFLALLEQHPATRRILLRLFASSAYLSTIFIRHPDMLDTLVRSDIARPRRTTQELRDEVRELTAASADFESKLDALRVFRHQEFLRISIADLAGDLDIEQVECELTALAEAVLTQALEIARAETALRFAIPPTLKMCTIAMGRLGASEMSYNSDLDLIFVFDDRDESADSREVAARLTQKLIAVLESRTREGYAYKLDLRLRPSGNAGPLVTSLESFREYHRKSSAVWERQALVRARVVAGDDELAAAVESAREEFVFGHSLTDSEVTEIHAMRIRMEREIGYENGSHLNIKQGPGGLVDVEFLAQMLALRYGVRDPELRLRGTIKMISKLEQAGIMAAHDAGILREGYRFLSRLENRLRIESDQPAWAVPTDPAALGPLARRMGFEGANGADQLLSELLHRRARIRAIFEHQFARELSAQH